In Listeria cossartiae subsp. cossartiae, the following proteins share a genomic window:
- the atpD gene encoding F0F1 ATP synthase subunit beta, protein MSKGQVIQVMGPVVDVKFEGGNLPEIYNALVIEYKSDAEEAPTSQLTLEVAIQLGDDVVRTIAMASTDGVQRGMEVIDTGSPITVPVGTVTLGRVFNVLGNTIDLDEPLPSDIKRNKIHREAPTFDQLATTTEILETGIKVVDLLAPYLKGGKIGLFGGAGVGKTVLIQELIHNIAQEHGGISVFAGVGERTREGNDLYFEMKDSGVIEKTAMVFGQMNEPPGARMRVALTGLTIAEYFRDEEHQDVLLFIDNIFRFTQAGSEVSALLGRMPSAVGYQPTLATEMGQLQERITSTNVGSVTSIQAIYVPADDYTDPAPATTFAHLDATTNLERKLTEQGIYPAVDPLASTSRALSPDIVGEEHYAVATEVQRLLQRYKELQDIIAILGMDELSDEDKQSVSRARRVQFFLSQNFHVAEQFTGQKGSYVPVKETVKGFKDLLAGKYDHIPEDAFRSVGRIEDVLEKAKDMGVEV, encoded by the coding sequence ATGTCTAAAGGACAAGTAATCCAAGTTATGGGTCCAGTTGTAGACGTTAAATTTGAAGGTGGAAACTTACCTGAAATCTACAACGCCCTAGTTATTGAATATAAATCTGATGCAGAAGAAGCACCAACTAGCCAACTTACTTTAGAAGTAGCCATCCAATTAGGTGATGACGTTGTACGTACAATCGCAATGGCATCAACAGATGGAGTTCAAAGAGGTATGGAAGTTATTGATACTGGAAGCCCAATTACAGTTCCAGTTGGTACAGTAACTCTTGGTCGTGTATTTAATGTATTAGGAAACACCATCGATTTGGACGAACCACTTCCAAGCGATATTAAACGTAATAAAATTCACCGCGAAGCTCCAACTTTCGATCAATTAGCAACAACAACTGAAATTCTTGAAACAGGAATTAAAGTAGTTGACTTGCTAGCTCCTTACTTAAAAGGTGGTAAAATCGGATTGTTCGGTGGTGCCGGTGTTGGTAAAACCGTTCTAATTCAAGAGCTTATCCATAATATCGCACAAGAACATGGTGGTATTTCTGTGTTCGCTGGCGTTGGAGAACGTACTCGTGAAGGTAACGACCTTTACTTCGAAATGAAAGATTCAGGCGTTATTGAAAAAACAGCGATGGTATTCGGTCAAATGAACGAGCCACCAGGTGCGCGTATGCGTGTTGCCTTAACTGGTCTAACAATTGCTGAATATTTCCGTGATGAAGAACATCAAGACGTACTTTTATTCATTGATAACATTTTCCGTTTCACACAAGCTGGTTCAGAGGTTTCGGCTTTACTAGGTCGTATGCCATCTGCGGTAGGTTACCAACCAACCCTAGCTACTGAAATGGGTCAATTACAAGAACGTATTACATCTACTAACGTTGGATCTGTTACTTCTATCCAAGCGATTTATGTGCCAGCCGATGACTATACTGACCCGGCTCCGGCTACAACTTTCGCCCATCTAGATGCAACAACTAACTTGGAACGTAAATTAACGGAACAAGGTATTTATCCAGCGGTAGATCCACTTGCTTCTACATCTCGTGCGCTTTCTCCTGATATTGTTGGGGAAGAACACTATGCAGTAGCAACGGAAGTACAACGTTTATTACAAAGATATAAAGAGTTACAAGACATCATCGCAATCTTAGGTATGGATGAGTTATCTGACGAAGATAAACAATCTGTTTCTCGTGCGCGTCGTGTCCAATTCTTCTTATCCCAAAATTTCCACGTTGCAGAACAATTTACAGGCCAAAAAGGTTCTTATGTTCCTGTTAAAGAAACAGTTAAAGGATTCAAAGACCTATTAGCTGGAAAATACGACCATATCCCAGAAGATGCATTCCGTTCAGTTGGACGCATTGAGGATGTTCTT